The proteins below are encoded in one region of Drosophila santomea strain STO CAGO 1482 chromosome 3R, Prin_Dsan_1.1, whole genome shotgun sequence:
- the LOC120452361 gene encoding probable ubiquitin carboxyl-terminal hydrolase FAF isoform X3 — MTFDTRRHTTGQPGSTATSSSSSTTSTATTTTSPAQSAGSGSGTGTVSTSSLPGGGSGSLDGNQEQQPATGSQSSDDVAASLSANSVDSTITIVPPEKLISSFPTTKLRSLTQKISNPRWVVPVLPEQELEVLLNAAIELTQAGVDHDCEPCVEFYRNGLSTSFAKILTDEAVNSWKNNIHHCILVSCGKLLHLIAIHMQRDNPYLLDLLAIVFDPENKFNTFNAARQPECFAAPDCIWGQLDSNKMYARPPAEPKNARGWLVDLINRFGQLGGFDNLLERFNSGLELLKRNQNKCTGKNVGVEGSVENGAQDNRLTLALIHSLLRPFGQCYELLTPATIAKYFMPTWNVVLDLLDSFTDEELKREVKPEGRNDYINGIVKSARFLASRLSGQEELIRDLEMFRLKMILRLLQVSSFNGKMNALNEINKVLSSVAYYSHRSQPLPHCMPEDEMDWLTAERMAQWIKSSDVLGIVLKDSLHQPQYVEKLEKIIRFLIKEQALTLDDLDAVWRAQAGKHEAIVKNVHDLLAKLAWDFTPEQLDHLFEAFQASMTTANKRQRERLLELIRRLAEDDKNGVMAQKVLKLFWTLAHSQEVPPEVLDQALGAHVKILDYSCSQERDAQKTIWLDKCVGELKSGDGWVLPALRLIRDICCLYDTTPNHAPRTQTGTNRQQVIERLQNDYSLVILVTNSLTAYMERVRQMVTDSPGLEATKILIDGRFPHHAQIAERLEFLKFLLKDGQLWLCADQAKQIWHCLAVNAVFPADREECFRWFGKLMGEEPDLDPGINKDFFENNILQLDPHLLTESGIKCFERFFKAVNSKEDKLKAIHRGYILDNEDLIGKDYLWRVITTGGEEIASKAIDLFKEVSTALGPRLQENIAEFHEMFIGECCSRLRTHYGNIVILGKTQLQEELDAPDQSDNANDESKDSKMRFIEAEKMCRILKVLQEYVKECDRSFSGDRVHLPLSRVTRGKNTSLYIRFQNPGRPIDDMEIVTHSNETMAAFKRSLLKRIKGTSTTNIKVDLFYTNGEMIEVSDEINPLYQYTIRDKMILTAKLTPVGTGLASSPDSSSDSSTGSPPRPCPDMQRVESESTLPGVIISQNYQYTEFFLKLYQLGSDLEHGRLRDSAKVLLHLLPCDRQTMRQLQMMCKVPKAALTVAVAGEKIAKDEEEKPNPTEQTGTETEEEHCTPEQMFLHPTPAQVLYNLSVLHGLLIPALDPLGESALLVQSAWMHSGCAHFVLELLTKNNFLPSADMHTKRASFQCVLRLAKLFLYIVGSVLSRVGDEPMICDLDNGSRSQVDILKQNFSTMPNSSQGTLRAISAKLAVMLAREMLSASQEGDRCRTLFSSTLQWSCPDISTIKAVVQLAWASSCGNLQALGSSSGDFEDEVIVPDGQDFSMCKEALEVLTISFILNPSANEALTSDPNWPKFITSIVLKNPLRHVRQVASEQLFLASTYCAGDRRPFVYMVNLLVGALKTLVPQYEATCAEFFSVLCRTLSYGCIYNWPLQISEGLLGDEIKWLQRIRENVHATGDTQVHEELLEGHLCLAKELMFFLAADSKAQLNELIHELIDDFLFTASREFLHLRRHGSLRQDTVPPPVCRSPHTIAAACDLLIALCQLCVPNMKLLTNTLIDFVCTDTDPLREWDYLPPVGARPTKGFCGLKNAGATCYMNSVLQQLYMVPAVRVGILRAHGAATTDGEDFSGDSDLTGGGLGPALFSGPASALVTLSSSSATVEDGSQDVRKNYHVVILKHVQAIFAHLGHSALQFYVPRGLWTHFKLQGEPVNLREQQDAVEFFMSLFESLDEGLKALGQPQLMNATLGGSFSDQKICQECPHRYSKEEPFSVFSVDIRNHSSLTESLEQYVKGELLEGADAYHCDKCDKKVVTVKRLCVKKLPPVLAIQLKRFEYDYERVCAIKFNDYFEFPRILDMEPYTVSGLAKLEGEVVEVGDNCQTNVEMTKYELTGIVVHSGQASGGHYFSYILSKNPANGKCQWYKFDDGEVTECKMHEDEEMKAQCFGGDYMGEIYDNNLKRMQYRRQKRWWNAYMLFYTRCDQTPVQYEPSVEQLSLTESRNMVLPLPKPIERSVRHQNIRFLHSRSTFSVEFFNFIKKLVSCNIPSARSDKITPAAEELSLLGVQLASQFLFHTGFRTKKSLRGPVIEWYDALSHHIRSSALVRKWFANHALLSPPSRLGEYILMAPSPEVRTVFVKLVVFFCHFAINDEPLTGYDGANLCEQVLISVLRLLKSEAADYGKHLPHYFSLFSMYVGLGTREKQQLLRLNVPLQFIQVALDDGPGPAIKYQYPEFSKLHQVVSHLIRCSDVSEKCQSSNQNARPLPNPFKDPTVAHEELTPLSTECMDLLFNRTGYIKKVIEDTNVGDEGLKLLQYCSWENPHFSRAVLTELLWQCGFAYCHDMRHHTDLLLNILLIDDSWQHHRIHNALNGVAEEREGLLETIQRAKTHYQKRAYQIIKCLTQLFHKSPIALQMLHTNPNITRHWSIAVEWLQDELERQRGIGCQYNSYSWSPPAQSNDNTNGYMLERSQSAKNTWTMAFELCPDEVSEKTDENNESDLEANLDENKSEPVAQPGAVHEGSTGGTEQLAENKTPTTSSPSTAAWPVRVDSNAIPRLSRQLFGAYTSTGSGSTSGTTAPTSALATTAGSGANSETESSAQETTGETTINGLTNSLDQMEITAKKGVRSRSKGGKLPPVLFHHHQLPSEQQLKLKQQQQQQQQQQQQQLRGDISKISSSRLI, encoded by the exons ATGACGTTCGACACGCGTAGGCACACCACCGGACAGCCGGGAAGCACAGCGACCAGCtcaagcagcagcaccaccagcacagCAACCACCACAACGAGTCCGGCGCAGAGTGCCGGATCAGGATCGGGAACAGGAACAGTCTCCACCTCGAGTCTGCCAGGAGGAGGGTCAGGTAGCTTGGACGGCAACCAGGAGCAACAGCCGGCGACAGGCAGTCAGAGCTCTGATGACGTAGCCGCTTCCTTGTCAGCGAATAGCGTGGACAGCACCATCACAATAGT GCCTCCAGAGAAGCTTATATCCTCGTTTCCCACAACGAAACTGAGATCACTGACCCAAAAGATATCCAATCCACGTTGGGTGGTGCCCGTGCTGCCTGAGCAGGAATTGGAGGTTCTTTTGAATGCAGCCATTGAGCTGACCCAGGCTG GTGTGGATCACGACTGCGAGCCATGTGTGGAGTTTTATCGCAATGGACTGAGCACTTCATTTGCCAAGATTTTAACCGACGAGGCGGTGAATTCGTGGAAGAATAACATCCACCACTGTATCCTTGTGTCTTGCGGCAAGCTTCTGCATCTAATCGCCATCCACATGCAGCGAGACAATCCCTACCTGCTTGACTTGCTGGCTATTGTTTTTGATCCGGAGAACAAGTTCAACACATTCAACGCAGCCCGTCAGCCGGAGTGCTTTGCAGCACCGGATTGCATCTGGGGTCAGTTGGACAGCAACAAAATGTACGCCCGTCCGCCGGCGGAGCCCAAGAATGCGCGCGGCTGGCTTGTGGATCTCATTAACCGCTTCGGACAGTTGGGAGGCTTTGACAATCTACTGGAACGGTTTAACAGCGGACTGGAACTGCTGAAGCGCAACCAAAACAAGTGCACTGGCAAGAATGTTGGTGTCGAGGGTAGTGTTGAAAATGGGGCTCAGGATAATCGCCTCACCCTTGCCCTCATTCACAGCCTCTTGCGTCCATTTGGTCAATGCTATGAGCTCCTAACGCCCGCCACTATCGCCAAGTACTTTATGCCCACCTGGAACGTTGTGCTAGACCTTCTGGACAGCTTCACAGACGAAGAGTTGAAGCGAGAAGTGAAACCCGAGGGACGCAATGACTACATCAATGGGATTGTGAAGTCAGCCCGCTTTCTGGCCAGTCGATTGTCTGGCCAGGAGGAGCTGATCCGGGATCTTGAGATGTTTCGCCTGAAGATGATATTGCGTCTGCTGCAAGTGTCCAGTTTCAACGGCAAGATGAACGCCCTCAATGAGATCAACAAGGTGCTCTCCTCGGTGGCATATTACTCCCATCGATCCCAACCCTTGCCCCACTGTATGCCCGAGGACGAAATGGACTGGCTGACGGCGGAGCGCATGGCGCAATGGATAAAGTCGTCAGATGTCTTGGGCATCGTACTCAAGGACTCGCTTCACCAACCGCAGTATGTGGAAAAATTGGAGAAGATCATCCGCTTTCTCATAAAGGAGCAGGCACTAACGTTGGATGATTTGGATGCAGTTTGGAGAGCGCAGGCCGGCAAGCACGAGGCCATCGTGAAGAACGTGCACGACCTACTGGCCAAACTTGCGTGGGACTTTACCCCCGAGCAACTGGACCACCTCTTCGAGGCGTTCCAG GCCAGCATGACCACGGCCAATAAGCGGCAACGGGAAAGACTTCTTGAGCTGATACGCCGCTTGGCTGAGGATGACAAGAATGGTGTGATGGCCCAAAAGGTGCTCAAGCTGTTTTGGACGCTGGCCCACAGTCAGGAGGTGCCGCCAGAGGTGCTCGATCAGGCGCTGGGCGCACACGTTAAAATCTTGGACTACAGCTGCTCGCAGGAGCGGGATGCCCAAAAGACCATTTGGTTGGATAAGTGCGTTGGCGAACTCAAGTCAGGTGATGGATGGGTTCTGCCCGCCTTGCGTCTAATCCGGGATATCTGTTGCCTATATGATACCACGCCGAATCATGCCCCGCGCACTCAAACGGGTACGAATCGTCAGCAGGTGATTGAACGACTACAGAATGATTATTCACTGGTCATTCTGGTCACCAATAGTTTGACTGCATACATGGAAAGGGTGCGCCAAATGGTAACCGATTCACCGGGCTTGGAAGCAACGAAAATCCTAATAGACGGAAGATTTCCGCACCACGCGCAAATAGCAGAGCGGCTGGAGTTTCTTAAGTTCCTGCTGAAAGACGGACAGCTATGGCTGTGCGCAGATCAAGCGAAGCAGATTTGGCATTGCCTGGCGGTAAATGCCGTCTTTCCGGCAGATCGTGAGGAGTGCTTTAGATGGTTTGGCAAGTTAATGGGTGAGGAGCCTGACTTGGATCCTGGCATCAACAAAGACTTCTTTGAAAACAACATTCTGCAACTTGATCCGCATCTGCTTACCGAAAGTGGAATCAAGTGCTTTGAGCGCTTCTTCAAGGCGGTCAACTCCAAAGAGGACAAGCTGAAGGCGATACATAGAGGTTACATACTGGACAACGAGGATCTTATAGGCAAGGACTACTTGTGGCGAGTCATCACAACGGGAGGCGAGGAAATCGCCAGCAAGGCCATTGATCTGTTTAAGGAAGTGTCCACGGCATTGGGTCCACGTCTGCAGGAGAATATCGCTGAGTTTCACGAGATGTTCATTGGTGAGTGCTGCTCCCGCCTGCGCACACACTATGGAAACATCGTTATTTTGGGCAAGACGCAGTTGCAGGAGGAGTTGGATGCACCCGATCAGTCGGATAATGCCAACGACGAATCGAAAGACTCAAAAATGCGTTTCATCGAGGCGGAGAAGATGTGCCGAATTTTAAAGGTGCTGCAAGAATATGTGAAGGAGTGCGATCGATCCTTCAGCGGCGATCGTGTTCACCTGCCACTCAGCCGGGTTACACGGGGCAAAAACACCAGCTTGTATATCCGCTTCCAGAACCCCGGCAGACCCATCGACGACATGGAGATCGTCACACACAGCAACGAGACGATGGCCGCTTTTAAGAGAAGTCTACTTAAGCGAATCAAGGGCACTTCGACGACCAACATTAAGGTTGATCTCTTCTACACTAATGGCGAGATGATCGAAGTATCCGATGAAATTAACCCACTCTATCAGTACACAATCCGGGATAAGATGATTCTTACAGCAAAACTCACGCCCGTGGGCACAGGTCTAGCCAGCAGTCCCGACTCCTCGAGCGACTCGAGCACAGGATCTCCTCCCCGTCCCTGCCCTGACATGCAGCGCGTGGAGTCAGAGAGCACACTGCCTGGCGTGATCATCTCGCAAAACTACCAGTACACAGAGTTCTTTTTAAAACTGTACCAGCTGGGCAGTGATCTCGAGCACGGTCGCCTTCGAGACAGTGCAAAAGTGTTACTGCACTTGCTCCCCTGCGACCGCCAGACGATGCGCCAGCTGCAGATGATGTGCAAGGTGCCGAAGGCTGCCTTAACGGTGGCTGTGGCTGGCGAGAAGATCGCCAAGGATGAGGAGGAGAAACCTAACCCCACTGAGCAGACGGGTACTGAAACTGAAGAG GAGCACTGCACGCCGGAGCAGATGTTTTTGCACCCCACACCTGCTCAAGTGCTGTACAACCTTAGTGTGCTGCACGGACTGCTGATTCCCGCGCTGGATCCACTAGGAGAAAGTGCCCTACTAGTGCAGTCTGCATGGATGCATTCAGGCTGCGCTCATTTCGTGCTGGAACTGTTGaccaaaaacaattttctgCCCAGCGCCGATATGCACACAAAGCGTGCGTCCTTCCAGTGCGTGTTGAGGTTGGCAAAGCTGTTCCTGTACATAGTTGGCAGTGTATTGTCTCGTGTAGGCGATGAGCCCATGATCTGCGACCTTGACAACGGATCCCGCTCCCAGGTTGATATCCTGAAGCAGAACTTTTCGACGATGCCGAATAGCTCGCAGGGAACATTGCGGGCGATCTCCGCGAAACTGGCTGTGATGCTTGCCCGCGAGATGCTTTCAGCCAGCCAAGAAGGTGATCGGTGCCGAACGCTATTTAGCTCCACACTGCAGTGGTCATGTCCCGACATTTCAACCATTAAGGCGGTGGTGCAATTGGCCTGGGCCTCGTCTTGCGGTAATCTTCAGGCTCTAGGCAGCAGTAGCGGCGACTTTGAGGACGAGGTGATCGTGCCGGACGGGCAAGACTTTAGCATGTGCAAGGAGGCGCTAGAGGTTCTCACCATTTCGTTTATTCTCAATCCGAGTGCCAACGAGGCGTTGACCAGCGATCCAAACTGGCCAAAGTTCATCACCTCCATTGTTCTGAAGAACCCTCTTCGCCACGTGCGGCAGGTGGCCTCTGAGCAGTTGTTTCTGGCTTCTACCTACTGCGCCGGTGATCGGCGACCGTTCGTCTACATGGTTAACTTGCTGGTTGGCGCTTTGAAGACGCTGGTTCCCCAGTACGAGGCTACTTGCGCTGAGTTCTTTTCGGTGCTGTGTCGGACTCTTTCTTATGGATGCATCTACAACTGGCCGCTGCAGATTAGCGAGGGATTGTTAGGCGATGAGATAAAGTGGCTGCAACGCATTCGGGAAAACGTCCATGCCACCGGCGACACACAAGTGCATGAGGAGCTCCTTGAGGGCCACCTCTGCCTAGCCAAAGAGCTAATGTTTTTCCTTGCCGCCGATTCAAAGGCGCAGCTTAACGAGCTCATCCACGAACTGATCGACGACTTCCTCTTCACGGCCTCTCGCGAATTTCTGCATTTACGGCGTCACGGCAGTCTACGGCAGGACACCGTCCCGCCGCCAGTTTGTCGCAGTCCGCACACAATCGCCGCTGCTTGCGATCTCCTCATTGCCTTGTGCCAGCTCTGTGTTCCTAATATGAAGCTACTCACCAATACACTCATAGACTTCGTCTGCACGG ATACTGATCCGTTGCGCGAATGGGATTACCTGCCGCCGGTGGGCGCCAGGCCAACCAAAGGTTTCTGCGGACTAAAGAACGCCGGTGCCACTTGCTACATGAATTCGGTGTTGCAACAGCTTTACATGGTGCCAGCGGTCCGCGTGGGTATCCTGCGAGCCCATGGCGCTGCAACCACCGATGGCGAGGATTTCAGTGGCGATTCCGATTTGACGGGAGGCGGTCTTGGACCGGCCCTATTTTCGGGTCCCGCTTCTGCCCTAGTCACCCTCTCCTCGTCGTCGGCAACTGTCGAAGACGGATCGCAAGATGTGCGAAAGAACTATCACGTTGTGATCCTGAAGCACGTGCAGGCCATATTCGCCCACCTGGGCCACAGTGCATTGCAGTTTTACGTTCCCCGTGGCCTCTGGACGCATTTCAA aCTGCAGGGAGAGCCCGTAAATCTTCGGGAGCAACAAGATGCCGTGGAGTTCTTTATGTCCTTGTTTGAAAGTCTCGATGAGGGACTCAAAGCGCTTGGCCAGCCACAGCTTATGAATGCCACTCTGGGTGGCTCGTTCAGCGATCAGAAAATCTGCCAAGAGTGTCCCCATCGCTACTCCAAAGAGGAACCATTTAGTGTATTTAGTGTCGATATTAGGAATCATAGCTCATTAACCGAATCTCTGGAGCAGTATGTCAAGGGAGAGCTGCTCGAGGGAGCCGATGCATACCATTGTGATAAATGTGATAAAAAA GTAGTTACCGTTAAGCGACTGTGCGTTAAGAAGCTGCCACCCGTGTTAGCCATTCAACTAAAGCGCTTCGAATACGACTACGAACGCGTCTGTGcgattaaatttaatgattattttgaatttccaCGTATCTTGGATATGGAACCATACACAG TGTCTGGCCTAGCTAAGCTAGAGGGCGAGGTGGTGGAAGTGGGTGATAATTGTCAAACAAACGTTGAGATGACAAAGTACGAACTGACCGGCATTGTGGTGCACAGCGGACAGGCCTCCGGCGGTCACTACTTCAGTTACATACTCTCCAA AAACCCAGCGAACGGCAAGTGTCAGTGGTATAAATTTGACGACGGTGAAGTCACCGAGTGCAAAATGCACGAGGATGAGGAAATGAAGGCGCAGTGCTTCGGCGGCGACTACATGGGCGAAATCTACGACAACAATCTTAAGCGCATGCAGTACCGTCGGCAGAAGCGCTGGTGGAATGCCTACATGTTGTTCTACACCCGCTGTGATCAAACTCCCGTGCAGTATGAGCCCAGCGTGGAGCAGTTGTCGCTCACAGAAAGTCGAAACATGGTTTTACCCTTGCCAAAGCCCATTGAGCGCAGCGTGCG CCACCAGAACATTCGGTTTCTACACTCTCGAAGCACTTTCTCCGTGGAGTTCTTCAACTTCATCAAAAAGTTGGTCAGCTGCAATATACCCTCTGCACGGAGCGATAAGATC ACTCCTGCTGCTGAGGAGCTTTCACTGCTGGGCGTGCAATTAGCATCGCAGTTTCTTTTCCACACCGGCTTCCGCACGAAAAAGTCTCTGCGTGGCCCCGTCATTGAATG GTATGACGCGCTCTCACACCACATACGTTCCTCGGCACTAGTTCGCAAGTGGTTCGCCAATCATGCGCTCCTCTCGCCGCCATCGCGCTTGGGCGAGTACATTCTGATGGCTCCGTCTCCGGAGGTGCGTACCGTCTTTGTCAAGTTGGTGGTTTTCTTCTGCCATTTCGCCATCAACGATGAGCCTCTGACTGGCTACGACGGAGCTAATCTTTGCGAGCAGGTTCTCATCAGCGTGCTGCGCCTCTTGAAATCCGAGGCAGCCGACTATGGCAAACACCTGCCCCACTATTTTAGCCTTTTCAGTATGTACGTGGGACTGGGAACACGGGAAAAGCAGCAACTGCTTAGG CTCAATGTGCCGCTGCAGTTTATTCAGGTGGCGTTGGACGATGGCCCCGGTCCGGCAATAAAATACCAGTACCCGGAGTTCAGCAAGCTACACCAAGTGGTTTCGCACCTAATACGCTGCAGCGATGTAAGCGAAAAATGCCAGAGCTCCAACCAGAACGCCCGTCCACTGCCGAATCCGTTCAAAGATCCGACCGTAGCGCACGAGGAGCTGACGCCCCTGTCTACGGAGTGCATGGACTTGCTCTTTAACCGCACTGG cTACATCAAGAAGGTGATCGAAGACACAAACGTGGGTGACGAGGGTCTGAAGCTGTTGCAATACTGCAGCTGGGAGAATCCACATTTCTCACGCGCAGTACTAACTGAATTGTTGTGGCAGTGTGGTTTTGCTTATTGCCACGACATGCGGCACCACACTGACCTGCTCCTGAACATCCTGCTGATCGACGACTCATGGCAGCACCATCGCATACACAATGCTCTCAACGGAGTGGCTGAGGAGCGCGAGGGTCTGCTAGAGACGATACAGCGGGCGAAGACGCACTACCAGAAGAGGGCGTACCAAATAATCAAGTGCCTGACGCAGCTGTTCCACAAGTCGCCAATTGCGCTGCAGATGCTCCACACAAACCCGAACATAACCCGGCACTGGAGCATTGCAGTCGAGTGGCTGCAAGACGAACTGGAACGGCAGCGGGGCATCGGTTGCCAGTACAATTCATACTCGTGGTCGCCTCCGGCGCAGAGCAACGACAACACCAATGGCTACATGCTAGAGCGATCGCAGTCTGCCAAGAACACGTGGACCATGGCTTTTGAGCTTTGTCCAGATGAGGTCAGCGAAAAAACG GATGAAAACAATGAGTCGGATTTGGAGGCGAACCTGGATGAAAACAAATCTGAACCGGTGGCTCAGCCGGGAGCCGTGCATGAGGGATCTACCGGCGGCACGGAGCAGTTGGCCGAAAACAAGACGCCTACCACAAGCAGTCCGTCTACCGCCGCCTGGCCAGTGCGCGTGGACAGCAACGCCATTCCACGGCTTTCGCGTCAGCTCTTTGGGGCTTACACGTCAACTGGCAGTGGCTCCACTAGTGGAACTACCGCGCCCACTTCCGCCTTGGCGACAACGGCGGGTAGTGGGGCTAACAGCGAAACAGAAAGCAGCGCCCAGGAGACAACTGGCGAGACGACCATTAACGGTCTGACAAACAGCCTGGACCAAATGGAGATAACGGCCAAAAAG GGTGTGCGAAGTCGCTCCAAAGGAGGCAAGCTCCCGCCGGTGCTGTTTCACCATCACCAGTTGCCGTCCGAGCAACAACTTAAGCtgaagcagcaacaacagcagcagcaacagcagcagcagcagcaactacgTGGTGATATAAGCAAGATTTCCTCAAGCCgcttaatttga